Genomic window (Nitratidesulfovibrio vulgaris str. Hildenborough):
CAAGCAGCTTCTGCGTTCCACGGACGGCGGCGTCACGTGGGAGAAGACGTTCCGCATGGCCATGCCGTGGGACAAGGTCACCTTCGGCACCAACGTGGAACGGTCATGGGTGCAGACCAGCCTCGGCTGGGGCTACTACCTCACCGCCAACCCGCTGGCGGTGCACCCGACGGGTGACGGCTTCCTGCTGCTGGCGACACAGGGCGACCTCTACGTCAGCCGCGACGGCGGCGACTCGTGGCGGCAGGCCATGTCTGCCGTGCTTCCGCCCGACACGGGTGCGGGCGGTGCAGGCGCGTCGCCCCGCCTTGCCACCATCGGCCTCGAGGTGACCAGCGCATGGGGCTACCTGTTCGACCCCCACGACCCGCAGCGCACCTACATCGCCTACACCGACATCGGCTTCGCGCGTTCCTTGGACAGGGGGCGTTCGTGGCAGTGGTCCGCCAAGGGGTCGCCGTGGACGAACACCTTCTACGACGTGGTGGTCGACCCCGCCGTGCCGGGGCGTCTGTATGCCGCCGCCAGCATGAGGCACGACATCCCGCACGGCACGTCGCTTTCGCCCACCAACATGGGCTACGGCGTCCACGCCAAGGGCGGGGTGGTGGTGAGCGACGATCACGGGGCCTCGTGGCGCGTGCCCTACGACGCCAAGGGCGCACCGGACGCGCTGCCGAGCATGACATGCACCACCATCGCCCTCGACGAGACGTCGCCCGCCGAGGCGCGGGTGCTCTACGCCGGGTTCTTCGGCGAGCGCGACGATGACAGGGCCGGGGTCTACAGGTCGGAGGACGGCGGCAGGACATGGCGCGACGTGAGCCTCGGCCTCGGGTCACCGGGCAACCTGCACGTGTACCGCGTGCGCATCCACCCCGTCACCCGCGAACTCTACTGCCTCATCACCGGCATCAGCGGCAAGGGCACCAACTTCACCGTCCCCGGCGGGCTGTGGAAGTCGGCCGACGGCGGCGCCACATGGCAGGACCTCACGGCGGGCAGCCCGCTGGCGTGGTGGGCCACGAACCTCGCCTTCGACCCCGCAGACCCGCGCACCATCTACGTCTCCGCAGCCACGGCGCCGGGGCACTGGCTCGAGGGCGGCATCTACAGGACGACCGACGGCGGGCGCGGCTGGAAGCAGGTGCTCAGCGACAAGGGCATCCAGAAGGCCGTCGGGGGCGACAGCTTCGACCACACCATGGCCGTAGCGGTGCATCCCGACGACCCGAAGCTGGTCTACGCGGGCACCACGCTGCACGGGCTGCTGTACAGCCGCGACAGGGGCGAAAGCTGGCAGGCGTATGCGGCCTTTCCCTTCGCCGCCGTCACGGGCGTCACCTTCGACCCCGCCGACCGCACGCGGATGATCGTCACCACCTTCGGCGGGGGCGTCTGGTCCGGCCCCGTGTTGCCGGAGAACTAGCATGCAGCGCACGGACAGCCATACGACACAGCCGCAGGAGGCGCATGATGGGTAGGGCACTCGTCACCTCGGCACGGACGCGCGTCGCCTACAACATCTGCAAGAGTCTCGCACGGCGCGGGGTGGAGGTGGTGGTGGCCGACGCAAGGCCGCACGCCATGTCGTTCGCATCGCGCCATGCGGCGGGCACGGCGCGCTACACCTCGCCCTTCGAGGACGAGGCCGCGTTCGTGGACGACCTTCTGCGCATCATCGACCGCGAACGCATCGACGTGCTCGTCCCCGTGCTGGAGGAGACGTACATGGTGGCCCGCCATCACGCCCGTTTCGCGCCGCATGTGGGGCTGTGCCTCGCGGGGTACCACGACATGGTGCGCCTGCACGACAAGGCGTCGCTGCGCGGGCTGGCGGCGGACTGCGGTGTGCCCATGCCGCAGACGGTGTCCCTTGCTGCGCTGCTGGCCTCACCCGGCATCGCAGACGGCCTCGCCTACCCGCAGCTGGTCAAACCCCGGCAGGGCGGGGGCGGATGGGCCGTGGAAGAGGCCGCCACGCCCGCACGGCTGCTCGACATCGCGCGGCAGCGCGGTGCGGACGGCGGGCTGGCACAGCAGAAGCTTGCGGGCCACATGGTGTGCGTGGCCATGCTCTACGACGCGGGGCGGCTGGTGGCCAGCGACACCTACCGCGTGCTCGAGACCTACCCGCACCCCTACGGGCAGGGGACGTTGCGCGACTCGGTGGCGTGCCCCGGGGCCGAGGCTGGCTTGCGTGCGCTGCTTGACGCCCTGCACTGGACGGGGGTGTGCGAGGCCGACTTCATCGTCGTGCCCGACGGTACAGGCGGGGCCGAGGGCGGGGCGCACGGAGAGGACGGGCGCGGGAAGGATGCGGGACGCGGGCTGGCAGACCATGTGGCGCAGCCGGGACACTCTGCACGGGCCGACCAGACCGTCGAGGGAGGGCAGGCGAGGCAGGAGGCCCAGACTGGACAGTCGTCCGGAGCGTCGGCGCACCTCCCCC
Coding sequences:
- a CDS encoding carboxylate--amine ligase, translating into MMGRALVTSARTRVAYNICKSLARRGVEVVVADARPHAMSFASRHAAGTARYTSPFEDEAAFVDDLLRIIDRERIDVLVPVLEETYMVARHHARFAPHVGLCLAGYHDMVRLHDKASLRGLAADCGVPMPQTVSLAALLASPGIADGLAYPQLVKPRQGGGGWAVEEAATPARLLDIARQRGADGGLAQQKLAGHMVCVAMLYDAGRLVASDTYRVLETYPHPYGQGTLRDSVACPGAEAGLRALLDALHWTGVCEADFIVVPDGTGGAEGGAHGEDGRGKDAGRGLADHVAQPGHSARADQTVEGGQARQEAQTGQSSGASAHLPRLDGAAYLIDVNPRFWGSLAHSVARGVDFPHYYYRLAMGERDVAVPQAPPGVVTRWLGGDIMRVGAQFIAARDRLGYISGALRQRRRVAAYDDFDLADPLPMLAWSAGQAVRAVRKAFGMTTTSEALSGVWE
- a CDS encoding sialidase family protein codes for the protein MARRVSPGASTGGSPDVSPEVSRGVSLGMGRRLFCGITRGVARCRRAVPVCAVFAFLLAGLLSGMVAGPLPGMAGDALAAGTQGTAPGGPASGQGASGSGRGDLFTPLGPGGGGGMYVPSMSPYEQGLVFVATDMGGVFRSEDDGARWRLIPFGNGLRYTQLSPPMVHFPRHIAWVTERSRVTMSHDRGASWTTQPPGPWGKSPVTRLAGISGAGTGGATASRPYGAPPSGADGPDVLFAGTKDGVWRTTLVGGRPDGWQRVLDGGGSEIVSLDGMLYTFTGDGTFMTSRDRGVTWGVTAAAASVGGRVASFTGATDGSRTVLLASVEGRGLIRSVDGGRDWATVKPGFENERHLTMAPGQTRVAYAAQTGGVAHKQLLRSTDGGVTWEKTFRMAMPWDKVTFGTNVERSWVQTSLGWGYYLTANPLAVHPTGDGFLLLATQGDLYVSRDGGDSWRQAMSAVLPPDTGAGGAGASPRLATIGLEVTSAWGYLFDPHDPQRTYIAYTDIGFARSLDRGRSWQWSAKGSPWTNTFYDVVVDPAVPGRLYAAASMRHDIPHGTSLSPTNMGYGVHAKGGVVVSDDHGASWRVPYDAKGAPDALPSMTCTTIALDETSPAEARVLYAGFFGERDDDRAGVYRSEDGGRTWRDVSLGLGSPGNLHVYRVRIHPVTRELYCLITGISGKGTNFTVPGGLWKSADGGATWQDLTAGSPLAWWATNLAFDPADPRTIYVSAATAPGHWLEGGIYRTTDGGRGWKQVLSDKGIQKAVGGDSFDHTMAVAVHPDDPKLVYAGTTLHGLLYSRDRGESWQAYAAFPFAAVTGVTFDPADRTRMIVTTFGGGVWSGPVLPEN